In Haemophilus parainfluenzae, one genomic interval encodes:
- the cysK gene encoding cysteine synthase A, which translates to MTIYADNSYSIGNTPLVRLKHFGHNGNVVVKIEGRNPSFSVKCRIGANMIWQAEKDGILTAGKEIVDATSGNTGIALAYVAAARGYKITLTMPETMSLERKRLLRGLGVNLVLTEGSKGMKGAIAKAEEIVASNPNHYVMLKQFENPANPDIHRQTTGEEIWKDTEGKVDVVVAGVGTGGTITGISRAIKLDHGKKITSVAVEPTESPVISQTLAGQEVKPGPHKIQGIGAGFIPKNLDLSLIDRVETVDSDTAIATARRLMAEEGILAGISSGAAVAAADRLAKLPEFQDKLIVVILPSASERYLSTALFEGIEA; encoded by the coding sequence ATGACAATTTATGCAGATAACTCATACTCAATCGGTAATACGCCATTAGTTCGTTTAAAACATTTCGGACACAATGGTAACGTTGTTGTAAAAATTGAAGGTCGTAACCCAAGCTTTAGCGTGAAATGCCGTATTGGTGCCAACATGATTTGGCAAGCGGAAAAAGACGGTATTTTAACAGCGGGTAAAGAAATTGTAGATGCAACCAGCGGTAACACCGGTATTGCTTTAGCTTATGTAGCAGCTGCGCGCGGTTACAAAATCACCTTAACCATGCCTGAAACCATGAGTCTTGAACGTAAACGTTTATTACGTGGTTTAGGCGTGAATCTTGTGCTCACTGAAGGCTCAAAAGGGATGAAAGGTGCGATCGCTAAAGCAGAAGAAATTGTGGCGTCTAATCCAAATCATTATGTGATGCTAAAACAATTTGAAAACCCGGCTAACCCAGACATCCACCGTCAAACTACCGGTGAAGAAATCTGGAAAGATACGGAAGGTAAAGTCGATGTGGTGGTTGCAGGTGTGGGTACCGGCGGTACAATTACCGGTATTTCTCGTGCAATCAAATTAGATCACGGTAAAAAAATTACTTCTGTAGCGGTTGAACCCACAGAATCGCCTGTTATCAGTCAAACCCTTGCTGGCCAAGAAGTGAAACCAGGTCCACACAAAATTCAAGGTATCGGTGCTGGCTTCATTCCGAAAAACTTAGATTTATCATTAATTGATCGCGTGGAAACTGTAGATAGCGATACTGCAATTGCGACCGCTCGTCGCTTAATGGCTGAAGAAGGTATTCTTGCGGGTATTTCTTCTGGTGCGGCTGTGGCAGCGGCTGACCGCTTAGCAAAACTACCAGAATTCCAAGATAAATTAATCGTCGTGATCTTACCTTCTGCATCAGAACGTTATTTAAGTACGGCGTTATTTGAAGGAATTGAGGCTTAG
- the cysZ gene encoding sulfate transporter CysZ, giving the protein MIDQNEIKSAFNHFVMGWHFITQKGLRRFVIMPILLNVVLLTGLFWLFVSQISTMIDWVMSFIPDWLSFLSVILLVLSIGSILLFFYFAFTTLSGFIAAPFNGLLAEKVEKMLTGEAVNDDGFAEIMKDVPRMLNREWQKLWYSLPKFVGLFLLSFIPVIGQTIIPVLTFLFTCWMMAIQYCDYPFDNHKISFGIMKNALGERRTQSLTFGALITLCTALPIVNLVVIPVAVCGATVMWVENYRSQLKFDMNFDRTSGSTQIVTRSTSTEIKPSGNSIVNK; this is encoded by the coding sequence ATGATCGATCAAAATGAAATAAAATCTGCTTTCAATCATTTCGTAATGGGTTGGCATTTTATTACGCAAAAAGGCCTACGCCGTTTTGTGATTATGCCAATTTTACTTAACGTCGTTCTACTTACAGGCTTATTCTGGCTATTCGTTTCACAAATCTCCACGATGATTGACTGGGTGATGAGCTTTATTCCAGATTGGCTAAGCTTTTTAAGCGTGATTTTGCTTGTGTTGTCTATTGGCTCAATTCTCTTATTTTTCTATTTTGCCTTTACAACACTTTCAGGCTTTATTGCCGCACCGTTTAATGGATTGTTAGCAGAAAAAGTTGAAAAAATGCTGACTGGAGAAGCCGTTAACGATGATGGTTTTGCCGAAATTATGAAAGATGTGCCACGTATGCTAAATCGTGAATGGCAAAAACTATGGTACAGCTTACCGAAATTTGTAGGCTTGTTCTTATTAAGTTTTATCCCTGTTATCGGACAAACCATTATTCCTGTGCTGACATTCTTATTTACCTGTTGGATGATGGCAATTCAATATTGTGACTATCCGTTTGATAACCACAAGATTTCCTTTGGCATCATGAAAAATGCATTAGGCGAAAGACGCACACAAAGCCTGACATTTGGAGCATTAATCACCCTTTGTACCGCATTACCGATTGTGAATTTAGTCGTTATTCCCGTTGCAGTCTGTGGTGCGACCGTAATGTGGGTGGAAAATTATCGCTCACAATTAAAATTTGATATGAATTTTGACCGCACTTCAGGTTCAACACAAATTGTGACACGCTCCACAAGTACGGAAATTAAGCCTTCGGGAAACAGCATCGTGAATAAATAG
- the zipA gene encoding cell division protein ZipA, producing MDLNTILIILGVIALIALVVHGLWSNRREKSKYFKSANTFNRTSKNGEVNPFSQAADPNADIRLTHRAQAAQPVQQHVQPKVAPQATSQQQFNFDEQRVQVDARQIEKSVDDIKISLPNQPVYEMNTTQPAPAPKTEPVVYPETNVQPKPSVAEMTIEELEAQSNDFDGVNSSSPELREQLAEMSLNPTQEPVHENVHFNYHEPVEVEKPKQTTGFVQLYVISNQNREFYGPQLSQSLENLGFIFGERQMYHRHFDLSVASPVLFSVANIEQPGTFDYYNMAEFSTMGVVLFMQLPSPGNNLANLRMMIRAAKTIAEDLGGVVLTDQQEIFDDVAEQDYLSRIA from the coding sequence ATGGACTTAAATACCATTTTGATTATTTTAGGGGTAATTGCTTTAATTGCCTTAGTGGTACACGGATTATGGTCAAATCGCCGTGAGAAATCAAAATATTTTAAAAGCGCGAACACATTTAACCGCACTTCTAAAAACGGTGAGGTCAATCCTTTTTCGCAAGCTGCTGATCCTAATGCGGATATTCGTTTAACACATCGTGCTCAAGCGGCGCAGCCTGTACAACAGCATGTTCAACCTAAAGTAGCACCGCAGGCGACAAGCCAACAGCAATTTAATTTTGATGAGCAGCGCGTTCAAGTGGATGCGCGTCAAATAGAAAAAAGCGTGGACGATATTAAAATCTCCTTACCAAATCAGCCGGTTTATGAGATGAATACAACGCAACCTGCTCCTGCGCCAAAAACTGAGCCAGTGGTTTATCCTGAAACGAATGTACAGCCGAAACCAAGTGTAGCAGAAATGACAATCGAAGAACTAGAAGCACAAAGCAATGATTTTGACGGTGTGAATTCTTCCTCGCCTGAACTGCGTGAGCAATTAGCTGAGATGTCATTAAATCCAACTCAAGAACCTGTTCATGAGAACGTGCATTTTAACTACCACGAACCGGTAGAGGTTGAAAAACCAAAACAAACCACGGGTTTTGTTCAACTTTATGTGATTTCAAATCAAAATCGTGAATTCTATGGTCCACAATTATCTCAATCTTTAGAAAACCTCGGTTTCATTTTTGGCGAGCGTCAAATGTATCACCGCCATTTTGATTTAAGTGTGGCAAGCCCGGTGTTATTTAGCGTGGCAAACATTGAACAACCAGGTACGTTTGATTATTACAATATGGCCGAGTTTTCAACCATGGGTGTAGTGCTCTTTATGCAGTTGCCATCTCCAGGTAATAATTTGGCTAACTTACGTATGATGATTCGCGCAGCGAAAACCATCGCAGAAGATTTAGGTGGTGTGGTATTGACTGATCAGCAAGAGATTTTTGATGATGTAGCTGAGCAAGATTATTTATCTCGCATCGCATAA
- the ligA gene encoding NAD-dependent DNA ligase LigA yields MSLQQQIDTLRQDLRRYEYEYHVLDNPTIPDAEYDRLFHQLKALEAAHPELITTDSPTQRVGAKPLSGFAQIRHEIPMLSLDNAFSDEEFYAFVKRIEDRLIRLPEPLTFCCEPKLDGLAVSILYVNGVLTQAATRGDGTTGEDITANIRTIRNIPLQLLMVNPPARLEVRGEVFMPHEGFERLNQQALEKGEKTFANPRNAAAGSLRQLDPKITSKRPLVLNAYGIGIAEGVDLPNTHYDRLQWLKSIGIPVNPEIRLCNGTDEVLDFYRDIQNKRSALGYDIDGTVLKINDIALQEKLGFISKAPRWAIAYKFPAQEELTRLNDVEFQVGRTGAITPVAKLEPVFVAGVTVSNATLHNGDEIERLDIAIGDTVVIRRAGDVIPQIIGVLHDRRPADARPIVFPETCPVCDSAIVRIEGEAVARCTGGLFCAAQRKEALKHFVSRKAMDIDGVGGKLIEQLVDRELIHTPADLFKLDLTTLTCLERMGTKSAENALASLEKAKNTTLARFIFALGIREVGEATALNLANHFKTLEALQNADLEALQQVPDVGEVVANRILAFWHEPHNVAVVNDLIAQGVHWETVETKEVTENRFKGKTVVLTGTLTQMGRNEAKALLQDMGAKVSGSVSAKTDFVIAGDAAGSKLTKAQELGVTVLTEEEFLAQI; encoded by the coding sequence ATGAGCCTTCAGCAACAAATTGATACATTACGTCAGGATCTTCGTCGTTATGAATATGAATATCATGTATTGGATAACCCAACTATTCCTGACGCGGAATATGACCGTTTATTTCATCAACTTAAAGCCTTAGAAGCCGCTCATCCGGAACTCATTACGACAGATTCACCTACTCAACGTGTGGGCGCCAAACCGCTGTCAGGCTTTGCTCAGATTCGTCATGAAATTCCAATGCTTTCTTTGGATAATGCTTTCTCAGACGAGGAATTTTATGCATTCGTAAAACGTATTGAAGATCGGCTTATTCGTTTGCCTGAACCTCTTACTTTCTGCTGTGAACCTAAGTTAGATGGTTTAGCGGTGAGTATTTTGTATGTGAATGGCGTACTGACTCAAGCCGCAACCCGTGGTGATGGGACAACAGGGGAGGATATTACCGCGAATATTCGTACGATTCGAAATATTCCCTTGCAACTTTTAATGGTCAATCCACCTGCACGTTTAGAAGTGCGTGGTGAAGTGTTTATGCCACATGAAGGCTTTGAGCGTTTAAATCAACAGGCTTTAGAGAAAGGCGAGAAAACCTTTGCTAACCCACGTAATGCCGCAGCAGGTTCGTTGCGCCAGCTCGATCCAAAAATTACGAGTAAGCGTCCATTGGTATTGAATGCTTATGGTATTGGTATTGCAGAAGGGGTAGATTTGCCGAATACGCATTATGATCGTCTGCAATGGTTGAAGTCTATTGGGATTCCAGTAAACCCAGAAATCCGTTTATGTAACGGCACAGATGAAGTGTTGGATTTTTATCGTGATATTCAAAATAAACGCAGTGCTCTTGGCTACGATATTGATGGTACCGTGTTGAAAATCAATGATATTGCGTTACAAGAGAAATTAGGTTTTATTTCCAAAGCGCCACGTTGGGCGATTGCTTATAAATTCCCTGCACAAGAAGAATTAACTCGCCTAAATGATGTAGAATTCCAAGTGGGCAGAACGGGGGCAATTACTCCAGTAGCCAAATTAGAACCGGTATTCGTGGCAGGGGTAACGGTAAGTAATGCCACATTGCATAATGGTGATGAAATTGAACGCTTGGATATTGCCATTGGCGATACGGTAGTGATTCGTCGTGCGGGAGATGTGATCCCACAAATTATTGGCGTATTACACGACCGTCGCCCAGCAGATGCGAGACCGATTGTTTTCCCTGAGACTTGTCCTGTATGTGATTCAGCAATTGTTCGTATTGAAGGCGAAGCGGTAGCACGTTGTACAGGCGGTTTGTTCTGTGCAGCACAGCGTAAAGAAGCGCTTAAACATTTCGTTTCTCGTAAAGCTATGGATATTGATGGGGTAGGGGGTAAATTAATCGAACAGTTGGTGGATCGTGAATTAATTCATACGCCAGCTGATTTATTTAAGTTAGATTTAACCACGCTGACTTGCTTGGAAAGAATGGGTACAAAATCAGCTGAAAATGCCTTAGCGAGCCTTGAAAAAGCAAAAAATACGACGTTAGCACGCTTTATTTTTGCTTTAGGAATTCGTGAAGTGGGTGAAGCAACGGCATTGAATTTAGCGAATCATTTTAAAACCCTGGAAGCCTTGCAAAATGCAGATTTAGAAGCCTTACAGCAAGTGCCTGATGTGGGCGAAGTGGTAGCTAATCGTATTTTAGCATTTTGGCATGAACCACATAATGTCGCGGTGGTGAATGATTTAATCGCTCAAGGCGTACATTGGGAAACCGTGGAAACCAAAGAAGTGACAGAAAACCGCTTTAAAGGCAAAACGGTTGTATTAACCGGAACCTTAACTCAAATGGGACGTAATGAAGCTAAAGCCTTATTACAAGACATGGGCGCGAAAGTGAGCGGCTCGGTTTCAGCAAAAACAGATTTTGTGATTGCCGGTGATGCGGCGGGTTCTAAGCTCACAAAAGCACAAGAATTAGGTGTTACCGTTTTAACGGAAGAAGAATTTTTGGCTCAGATTTAA
- a CDS encoding YgiW/YdeI family stress tolerance OB fold protein has protein sequence MKKLLTVAAIALSSVAVYNTAIAQGFNDGHKHNTQQGFVDESVIVKTVDDALNANDDTPVRLDGQIVKQIGKKDFLFKDASGKEIQIEVSKKAWNGETIAPQDNIQIIGKVDKEWNKTEVDVKQIIKK, from the coding sequence ATGAAAAAATTACTTACTGTTGCAGCTATCGCATTATCTTCTGTTGCCGTATATAACACCGCAATAGCACAAGGATTTAATGATGGTCACAAGCACAACACCCAACAAGGTTTTGTCGATGAAAGTGTTATTGTAAAAACCGTTGATGATGCATTAAATGCCAATGATGACACTCCAGTTCGTTTAGACGGACAAATTGTAAAACAAATTGGTAAAAAGGATTTCTTATTTAAAGACGCAAGTGGAAAAGAAATTCAAATTGAAGTCAGCAAAAAAGCATGGAATGGTGAAACGATAGCACCTCAAGATAACATTCAAATTATCGGTAAAGTCGATAAAGAATGGAATAAAACAGAAGTGGATGTAAAACAAATCATCAAAAAATAA
- a CDS encoding aromatic amino acid transport family protein, producing MLKNKTFGSALIIAGTTIGAGMLAMPLTSAGIGFGYTVLLLVGLWALLVYSGLLFVEVYQTADRLNDGVATLAEKYFGITGRVLATFSLLILLYALSAAYITGGGSLLSGLPTAFGFESLSSELSIILFTVVLGAFVVVGTKGVDGATRILFIGKLIAFAFVLFMMLPKVSVDNLMALPLDYAFVISAAPIFFTSFGFHIIMGSVNSYLDGSVTQFRKAILIGTAIPLVAYLVWQLATHGVLSQNEFVQLLQADPTLNGLVNATRQITNSHIMGEIVRVFSALALITSFLGVMLGVFEGLGDLFKRYKLPHNRLTLTIAAFTPPLAFALYYPEGFIAALSYAGLLCAFYCLILPIGLAWKTRQANPNLPYRVIGGNVTLVIALVIGVAIMIVPFLIQAGYLPAVAG from the coding sequence ATGCTAAAGAACAAAACATTCGGCAGTGCCTTAATCATTGCAGGCACGACCATCGGAGCCGGGATGCTCGCGATGCCATTAACCTCTGCCGGAATTGGTTTTGGTTATACCGTTTTATTACTAGTCGGCTTATGGGCGCTTTTGGTTTACAGCGGTTTACTTTTTGTTGAAGTGTATCAAACAGCCGATCGCCTGAATGATGGCGTAGCGACTCTCGCTGAAAAATACTTCGGCATCACAGGGCGTGTCTTAGCCACTTTTAGCTTGCTCATTTTACTTTACGCCCTTTCTGCGGCCTACATCACCGGGGGCGGCTCACTATTATCAGGCTTACCAACGGCTTTTGGCTTTGAAAGTCTTTCCTCCGAACTTTCAATCATTTTATTTACTGTCGTACTCGGTGCCTTTGTGGTTGTGGGTACAAAAGGCGTTGATGGCGCCACTCGTATTCTGTTTATCGGCAAATTAATCGCCTTTGCTTTTGTTTTATTTATGATGTTACCAAAAGTGTCTGTCGATAACCTGATGGCCTTGCCTTTAGATTATGCTTTCGTGATCTCTGCGGCACCTATCTTCTTTACCTCTTTTGGCTTCCACATCATCATGGGTAGCGTGAATAGCTATTTAGATGGTAGTGTCACTCAATTCCGTAAAGCCATTTTAATCGGTACAGCCATTCCTCTTGTGGCTTATTTGGTATGGCAATTAGCGACTCACGGTGTATTAAGTCAAAATGAATTTGTGCAATTGCTCCAAGCAGATCCAACACTTAACGGTTTAGTCAATGCCACACGTCAAATCACCAACTCCCACATCATGGGCGAAATCGTGCGTGTGTTCTCTGCACTTGCATTAATCACCTCTTTCCTCGGTGTGATGCTAGGCGTGTTTGAAGGTTTAGGCGATTTATTTAAACGTTACAAATTGCCACACAACCGTTTAACGCTTACCATTGCAGCCTTTACGCCACCACTTGCATTTGCCTTGTATTATCCTGAAGGCTTTATCGCTGCATTAAGCTATGCGGGTTTACTCTGTGCGTTCTACTGCTTGATTTTACCTATTGGACTAGCATGGAAAACACGTCAAGCAAATCCAAATCTGCCTTATCGTGTAATCGGTGGTAATGTGACTTTAGTGATTGCATTAGTTATTGGTGTAGCGATTATGATCGTGCCATTCTTAATTCAAGCAGGCTATTTACCTGCAGTAGCAGGCTAA
- a CDS encoding thymidine kinase, with protein MAKLYFYYSTMNAGKSTTLLQSSYNYRERNMNTMVYTAAIDDRFGAGKVTSRIGIHEDANLFTSTSDLFAEVSQRLQQENIHCVLVDEAQFLTKQQVYQLSDVVDKLKIPVLCYGLRTDFQAELFEGSKYLLAWADQLEELKTICYCGRKANFVLRLNEQGEVIKEGEQIQIGGNDSYLSVCRYHYKEKCGQL; from the coding sequence ATGGCAAAACTCTATTTTTACTACTCTACGATGAATGCGGGTAAATCAACCACATTGTTACAGTCTTCCTATAACTATCGTGAACGCAATATGAACACCATGGTTTATACGGCAGCGATTGATGATCGTTTTGGCGCAGGCAAAGTCACGTCACGTATTGGTATTCACGAAGACGCGAATTTATTTACATCGACGAGTGACCTTTTTGCCGAAGTGAGTCAACGTTTACAACAAGAAAACATTCATTGTGTTTTGGTTGACGAAGCCCAGTTTTTAACGAAACAACAAGTGTATCAGCTAAGCGATGTCGTAGATAAACTGAAGATTCCAGTGCTTTGTTATGGCTTACGCACCGACTTCCAAGCAGAGCTATTTGAAGGCAGTAAGTATTTACTTGCTTGGGCAGATCAACTAGAAGAATTAAAAACAATCTGTTATTGTGGGCGTAAAGCCAATTTCGTTTTGCGTTTAAATGAACAAGGTGAAGTCATTAAGGAAGGGGAACAAATCCAAATTGGTGGAAATGACTCTTATCTTTCGGTTTGCCGCTATCATTACAAAGAAAAGTGCGGTCAGCTTTAA
- the tsaD gene encoding tRNA (adenosine(37)-N6)-threonylcarbamoyltransferase complex transferase subunit TsaD, protein MRILGIETSCDETGVAIYDEDKGLIANQLYTQIALHADYGGVVPELASRDHIRKTAPLIKAALEEANLTADQIDGIAYTSGPGLVGALLVGATIARSLAYAWNVPAIGIHHMEGHLLAPMLDENRPHFPFIALLVSGGHTQLVRVDGVGKYEVIGESIDDAAGEAFDKTAKLLGLDYPGGAALSRLAEKGSKDRFVFPRPMTDRPGLDFSFSGLKTSAANTINQAIKQEGELTEQTKADIAFAFQDSVVDTLAIKCKRALKETGYKRLVIAGGVSANKKLRETLGTMMKNLGGEVFYPQPQFCTDNGAMIAYTGFLRLKQGQHSDLAIDVKPRWAMAELPAI, encoded by the coding sequence ATGCGTATTTTAGGAATCGAAACCTCCTGTGATGAAACAGGTGTCGCGATTTATGATGAAGATAAAGGCCTAATTGCCAATCAGCTTTACACGCAAATTGCCTTACATGCGGATTACGGCGGTGTGGTACCAGAGCTAGCTTCCCGCGATCACATTCGTAAAACGGCGCCATTGATTAAAGCCGCATTAGAAGAAGCCAATTTAACTGCTGATCAAATTGATGGTATCGCCTATACAAGTGGTCCTGGTTTAGTCGGCGCATTATTAGTCGGCGCAACGATCGCGCGTTCACTGGCTTATGCCTGGAATGTGCCCGCTATTGGCATACATCACATGGAAGGCCATCTACTTGCGCCAATGCTTGATGAAAATCGACCGCACTTTCCATTTATTGCTCTCTTAGTTTCAGGTGGACACACCCAATTAGTGCGTGTTGATGGCGTAGGAAAATATGAAGTCATTGGCGAATCCATTGACGATGCGGCAGGCGAGGCCTTTGATAAAACCGCGAAATTATTAGGGTTAGATTATCCTGGCGGTGCGGCACTTTCACGTTTAGCCGAAAAAGGATCAAAAGATCGCTTTGTGTTCCCTCGACCAATGACGGATCGACCTGGTCTTGATTTTAGCTTTTCAGGTTTAAAAACATCAGCGGCTAATACGATTAATCAAGCGATCAAACAAGAAGGCGAATTAACTGAACAAACCAAAGCGGATATCGCCTTTGCCTTCCAAGATTCTGTCGTCGACACACTTGCAATTAAATGTAAACGCGCCTTAAAAGAAACGGGCTACAAACGCTTAGTGATTGCTGGTGGGGTGAGTGCAAACAAAAAATTACGTGAAACCCTTGGCACCATGATGAAAAATCTCGGTGGAGAAGTATTTTATCCGCAACCTCAATTTTGTACTGATAATGGCGCCATGATTGCCTATACGGGCTTTTTACGCTTAAAACAAGGTCAGCATAGCGATCTCGCGATTGATGTAAAACCACGTTGGGCGATGGCCGAACTCCCTGCAATTTAA
- the rpsU gene encoding 30S ribosomal protein S21, whose amino-acid sequence MPVIKVRENESFDVALRRFKRSCEKAGILAEVRAREFYEKPTTIRKREKATLAKRHAKRNARENARNTRLY is encoded by the coding sequence ATGCCTGTAATTAAAGTACGTGAAAACGAATCATTCGACGTAGCTTTACGTCGTTTCAAACGCTCTTGCGAAAAAGCTGGTATTTTAGCAGAAGTTCGCGCTCGTGAATTCTATGAAAAACCAACTACAATCCGTAAACGTGAAAAAGCAACGCTTGCTAAACGTCACGCTAAACGTAACGCTCGCGAAAACGCGCGCAATACCCGTTTATACTAA
- the dnaG gene encoding DNA primase, with the protein MKGSIPRQFIDDLLTKSNIVDVINARVKLKKAGRDYQACCPFHHEKTPSFTVSEKKQFYYCFGCGAKGNAISFLMDYDKLEFVEAVEELAASAGLEVPYEKRPNQFGNKPDVSYQTKRNLYDLMQEIASFYQAQLPLNIPAQSYLQQRGLSPEIIARFQIGYVPNAMDTVLRQFGKNREEQKKLLDLGMLSRNDRGNVYDKFRNRIMFPIRDKRGRTVAFGGRVLTDEKPKYLNSPETITYHKGNELYGLYEALQINDEPEKLLVVEGYMDVVALAQFGVNYAVASLGTSTTSEQIQLLFRSTEQVICCYDGDRAGRDAAWRALENALPYLEDGRQIKFIFLPDGEDPDTYIRQYGKEKFEEYIDQAQSLTEFLFAHLSPQVDFSTQEGRGKLVALAAPLIRQIPGDMLRLSLRNMLAQKLGIFDQSQLESLIPNQIDKAEPKPKTPQKTIKKTPMRVVISLLLQNSQLVNRISDVGLQALKHEAGYELLEKLTALCREREGITTGQILEYFRDTEFSKPLEILASWDHLLDDLEIINAFSQNYRRLNIQAIERDIEMLIAKERAEGLTDQERAILVNLLKGKEEQKKQLVNPS; encoded by the coding sequence ATGAAAGGCTCAATTCCACGCCAATTTATTGATGATCTGCTCACAAAATCGAATATTGTCGATGTGATTAATGCACGCGTGAAACTCAAAAAAGCGGGACGAGATTATCAAGCTTGCTGTCCGTTTCATCACGAAAAAACACCCTCCTTCACAGTAAGTGAAAAAAAACAATTCTATTATTGCTTTGGTTGTGGCGCGAAAGGCAATGCGATTTCATTTTTAATGGATTATGACAAATTAGAATTTGTTGAAGCCGTTGAAGAACTTGCTGCTTCGGCTGGGCTTGAAGTGCCTTATGAAAAACGCCCAAACCAATTTGGCAATAAACCGGATGTGAGCTATCAGACAAAACGTAATTTATACGATTTGATGCAAGAAATTGCGTCATTTTATCAAGCGCAACTTCCGCTAAATATTCCTGCTCAAAGCTATCTTCAGCAACGTGGTTTATCGCCAGAAATTATTGCTCGTTTTCAAATTGGTTATGTACCTAATGCGATGGATACGGTGTTGCGTCAATTCGGCAAAAATCGAGAAGAACAGAAAAAGTTGCTTGATTTAGGTATGCTTTCTCGAAACGATCGTGGCAATGTGTACGATAAATTCCGTAATCGTATTATGTTTCCAATTCGGGATAAGCGTGGTCGAACAGTCGCCTTTGGTGGACGTGTTTTAACGGATGAAAAACCTAAGTATTTGAACTCCCCCGAAACCATTACGTACCATAAAGGCAATGAACTTTATGGCTTGTATGAAGCCTTACAAATCAATGATGAACCAGAAAAATTACTGGTGGTTGAAGGCTACATGGATGTGGTGGCATTAGCGCAATTTGGTGTGAATTATGCGGTGGCTTCTCTTGGTACATCGACGACTTCGGAGCAAATTCAATTATTGTTCCGTTCAACAGAGCAAGTCATTTGCTGCTACGATGGCGATAGAGCAGGGCGTGATGCCGCTTGGCGCGCACTTGAAAACGCTTTGCCTTATCTGGAAGATGGACGACAAATCAAGTTTATTTTCCTACCAGATGGAGAAGACCCGGATACTTATATTCGTCAATATGGTAAAGAAAAGTTTGAAGAATATATTGATCAAGCCCAGTCTCTCACAGAATTTTTATTTGCGCATTTAAGTCCACAGGTGGATTTTTCGACACAAGAAGGGCGAGGCAAATTAGTCGCACTCGCGGCGCCTTTAATTCGTCAAATCCCTGGTGATATGCTTCGTCTTTCATTGCGGAATATGTTGGCGCAAAAGCTTGGGATCTTTGATCAATCACAGCTTGAAAGCTTAATACCAAATCAAATAGATAAGGCTGAACCCAAACCTAAAACGCCACAAAAAACCATTAAGAAAACACCAATGCGTGTGGTGATTTCGCTGTTATTACAGAATTCACAGTTAGTAAATCGCATTTCGGATGTGGGTTTACAAGCCTTAAAGCATGAGGCCGGTTACGAATTGCTCGAAAAATTGACCGCACTTTGCCGTGAACGAGAAGGCATTACAACAGGGCAAATTTTAGAATATTTTCGTGATACAGAATTCAGTAAGCCCCTTGAAATATTAGCCTCTTGGGATCATCTATTAGATGACTTAGAAATCATTAATGCATTCTCTCAAAACTATCGTCGATTGAATATTCAAGCGATTGAGCGTGACATTGAAATGCTGATTGCAAAAGAAAGGGCGGAAGGATTAACTGATCAAGAGCGAGCAATTTTAGTGAATTTGCTCAAGGGAAAAGAAGAGCAGAAAAAACAGTTAGTTAATCCGTCATAA